The proteins below come from a single Thermoanaerobaculia bacterium genomic window:
- a CDS encoding UDP-2,3-diacylglucosamine diphosphatase yields MLSSKTLIAVLADSHLGPRSADVEPFRRAVSQMRRRGATALYLLGDVFHYLVADPKFATPGLAQFLETIRELRAAGTRVVYVEGNRDFFLRGSFLEPEFDEVAERATFRAGPRSFFLTHGDTINSRDWPYRFWRFASKNRLSWAVMKLLPRSAANRFVASMERRLADTNFRHKSRLPVEMIERYARRRRREGFDVVLLGHFHEAWRGSWGDACAEIVPPFLEEKSWIEIDGEGRTGRFALAP; encoded by the coding sequence ATGCTATCCTCAAAAACGTTGATCGCCGTCCTCGCCGACTCTCATCTGGGACCCCGTTCCGCGGACGTGGAGCCGTTCCGGCGCGCCGTGAGCCAGATGCGCCGCCGGGGCGCGACGGCCCTGTATCTCCTCGGCGACGTGTTCCACTATCTGGTCGCCGATCCGAAATTCGCGACCCCCGGACTCGCGCAGTTCCTCGAGACGATCCGGGAGCTCCGCGCCGCCGGCACCCGGGTCGTCTACGTCGAAGGGAACCGGGATTTCTTCCTCCGCGGCTCGTTTCTCGAGCCGGAGTTCGACGAGGTCGCCGAGCGCGCGACCTTCCGCGCCGGCCCGCGCTCCTTCTTCCTCACCCACGGCGACACGATCAACTCGCGGGACTGGCCCTACCGGTTCTGGCGGTTCGCGTCGAAGAACCGGCTCTCGTGGGCCGTGATGAAGCTGCTGCCGCGTTCCGCCGCGAATCGATTCGTCGCCTCGATGGAGCGCCGGCTCGCCGACACGAACTTCCGGCACAAGTCGCGGCTCCCCGTCGAGATGATCGAGCGGTACGCGCGCCGCCGGCGCCGCGAAGGGTTCGACGTCGTTCTCCTCGGCCACTTCCACGAGGCGTGGCGCGGCTCGTGGGGCGATGCCTGCGCCGAGATCGTCCCGCCGTTCCTCGAGGAGAAGAGCTGGATCGAGATCGACGGCGAGGGGCGCACCGGCCGCTTCGCGCTCGCGCCGTGA